A region from the Corylus avellana chromosome ca7, CavTom2PMs-1.0 genome encodes:
- the LOC132188263 gene encoding transcription initiation factor TFIID subunit 12b: MAESAVSSPKPLQPSNPIDPTTTTATTTPTPTPTNTTIPQNPSNSTSNPPSMRSPSPLSHSHSPSIDHISSPPQIPLPPSQQQQQQQQQQPQHLPAAFGLDYQQQKQQTQLQQSQQQSQTLAQNVNALTNYQIQQSLSRSPSMSRLSQQQQQQFGIMRQHQQQQHQQQQGMHGNVNFGGSGGIQQQTQQQQQQQLGTGGNLSRSTLIGQSGHLPMLSGPAAAAAAAAQLNFPSHLLGSPRQKAGLVQGSQFHSGNSPGQALQGLQAMGMIGSLNLSSQLRATGALNYAQRLNQSQIRQLQQQSPLGSQQVQSSPRTSPLAFMNSQLSGLAQNGQPTMMQSSLPQQQWLKQIPPISGSGSASFRLQQQRLLQQQLASSTQLHPNSMALNQQQLSQLVQQQPMGHAQLHQQQQQQLQQQQQQQQQQQQQQLQQPAQQQLQQQLPLHQQQQQQQQYSPRMPGPTGQKSMSLTGSQPDATASGTTTPGGSSSQGTEATNQLLGKRKIQDLVSQVDSQGKLDPEVEDLLLEIADDFIDSVTTFACSLAKHRKSSTLESKDLLLHLEKNWQLNVPGYSTEERKYQSKPLSSDLHKKRLDVIRTLMESPHSETNTSNSKEMIRQGLGNPVGANYLARPSLSSEQLVSQSTGPQMLQQMTRF; encoded by the exons ATGGCAGAAAGTGCAGTATCATCCCCAAAACCCCTCCAACCCTCGAACCCCATCgacccaacaacaacaacggCAACAACaacacccacacccacacccacaAACACCACAATTCCTCAAAACCCGTCGAATTCTACGTCGAACCCACCGTCCATGCGCTCCCCTTCTCCCCTCTCCCACTCCCATTCACCTTCCATTGACCACATCTCCTCCCCTCCCCAAATCCCTCTCCCCCCatctcaacaacaacaacagcaacaacaacaacaaccacaGCACCTCCCCGCAGCCTTTGGATTAGATTACCAGCAACAAAAGCAACAAACCCAGCTACAGCAATCCCAGCAGCAGTCACAAACTCTGGCCCAGAATGTCAACGCCTTGACGAATTACCAAATCCAGCAAAGCTTGTCGCGCTCCCCGTCCATGTCTCGGCTGAgccaacagcagcagcagcagttCGGGATCATGAGGCAACATCAACAGCAGCAGCATCAGCAGCAGCAGGGGATGCATGGGAATGTGAATTTTGGTGGGTCTGGTGGGATTCAGCAGCAGACCcaacaacagcagcagcagcaattGGGTACAGGCGGGAACTTGTCGCGGTCAACGCTGATAGGGCAGAGCGGCCACCTGCCCATGTTGTCTGGCCCAGCCGCTGCGGCGGCCGCGGCAGCGCAGTTGAACTTTCCGTCCCATTTGTTGGGCTCG CCGAGGCAGAAAGCTGGGTTGGTCCAAGGCTCTCAATTCCATTCGGGTAATTCGCCTGGTCAAGCTTTACAAGGACTGCAAGCAATGGGGATGATTGGGTCGCTCAATTTGAGCTCGCAACTAAGAGCAACTGGGGCTCTCAATTATGCCCAGCGACTTAACCAGAGCCAAATTAGGCAATTGCAACAGCAAAGTCCTCTTGGCTCTCAACAG GTTCAAAGCTCACCGAGGACGTCACCGCTGGCATTTATGAACTCTCAGTTATCTGGGTTGGCTCAGAATGGACAGCCTACCATGATGCAGAGCTCTTTACCACAGCAACAGTGGTTGAAACAAATACCACCAATCTCTGGTTCTGGTTCGGCTTCATTCCGTCTTCAACAACAGAGGCTCTTGCAGCAGCAGCTGGCTTCATCTACTCAGTTGCACCCGAATTCTATGGCCCTGAACCAACAACAGCTATCCCAGCTAGTACAGCAGCAACCAATGGGGCATGCACAGCTACATCAGCAACAACAGCAGCAActgcaacagcaacagcaacagcagcagcagcaacaacaacaacaactgcAACAACCAGCACAACAACAATTGCAACAACAACTGCCTTTgcatcagcagcagcagcagcagcagcagtaTTCTCCAAGGATGCCCGGGCCCACAGGTCAGAAGTCCATGAGTTTGACAGGATCACAGCCAGATGCTACTGCATCTGGTACAACTACACCAGGGGGAAGTTCAAGCCAAGGAACAGAAGCGACTAATCAACTTCTTGGGAAGAGAAAGATACAAGATTTGGTTTCACAG GTGGATTCACAGGGAAAACTGGATCCAGAAGTTGAGGATCTTCTATTAGAGATTGCCGATGACTTCATCGATTCT GTTACTACATTTGCGTGCAGTTTGGCAAAACATCGGAAATCTTCAACTTTAGAGTCCAAGGATTTATTGCTACACCTAG AGAAAAATTGGCAATTGAACGTTCCAGGATATTCAACTGAAGAGCGGAAGTACCAAAGCAAACCT TTATCAAGTGATCTCCACAAGAAGCGTCTTGATGTA ATTCGCACATTAATGGAATCCCCACACTCTGAAACAAATACTAGTAATTCTAAAGAGATGATAAGACAGGGACTTGGTAATCCAGTTGGTGCCAACTACCTGGCACGACCTTCCCTGAGTTCAGAGCAGTTGGTTTCGCAATCAACTGGTCCCCAAATGCTGCAGCAGATGACACGGTTTTAG